Part of the Penicillium digitatum chromosome 4, complete sequence genome is shown below.
AGTATAGGATACCGCCCCTCTATACCAGTGACATCTACAACTTCATTTGTAGATCATCTAGATACACTTTCATAAGAGTATTTCtttatgtacggagtattggTCGTCCTATACATtgttgaaaccatagatTTCTGTCAATATGTGAACCCGGTGCAAATGGATGTTCCTGATTCAAGAATTCCCTGTCTGTAAGAATTTTACGGAGTTCTCCATAATAGTTGAACTGGATTACTTTGATCCATGGTCGGGCGCCTCGTAACTCGTACCTTGTAGAAGATACGCATACAGATTCACACGTTGGGATGGAATACACAATCCAAGTCATCTTCCCTGCATTTAAAACGGATTGCTACCTCGCTGCCCTAGGCTATACCCAGGTAATCAGAACTTACTGGTAGTACAGAGCCTTTCCAAATGGGTGGCAACTACCCGAAGGTGAATGCTCGGATGCTACCGCATTGTCCGAACAGGTCGACATGGCCTTTCTTTTCTGCTTGGCGGAACCTTAGAAATAGATCTAGATAAAACACCCCaatcctcttttttttaaaaaaacaaaggACTCCCTAGGTCATGCAGACTGAAAGAAAATGACTTGAAAGATCAACGTAAAGGGAAACGCAAGAGCagttcaacatcatcatgcGGTCATGGCGTGATATCAAACTGATGAAGCAACGAGGAAATAAAAATTTACGAGAAACTTAAAACGagaaacaaaaacaaaaccaacAAATGAAAAAGGGGTCCATAGATTATGCATGTATGTACGAAGTATGAAAGGGCCTAAGCACCTAGGTCGTCCGTAGACCCAAATCCAGCTGGCCTCGTGGATCTCTCACTCTCAGTACCGTTTGTACTTCTAAGACAGTCGTCAGCTACAGCCACACATACCAAAACAGGGCTTGTCGGAAACCACTTACATCTTCCATCTTGCGCCGATTGCTCGGGTCAAGCGTGTTCCCCGCACCAAGCAGAGTCTGTCCCACGGCCTTGGATACCCCGATAGCGGGTCGGAGAATAATCGTGGGCGCGCGCTTCCAGACTGCTTTTGCGGCTGCCTTTGCGCTCCCACTATCGACCACCTCCCCGGGTACGGCCACGATCGCGTCCCGAGCTAAGAGCAGATCGCGTTCGAGACCACTAAATGCCCCACGCAGTCCCTGTACTACTCCAACCGGCTGGTCAGCGTACAGTGAGATATTCTtggcttcatcttcgtcttcgtcgagGCAATCGTCGTCGAACGCTGGTGCGCTGGGGGTAGTCAGCATGTCCTCCGCACCTTGGAGGACGGTCTGTGTGCCGATTGCAAGTTTTGCGCCGAGTTTGACCAGCTCGTTGGACGTGGTCTTGGCGAAGGCTAGAGCGCCCTTTTGAATGCTGCGCACGATTCGGCCGTCCTTTTTGTATTCACGCATTGGAATGACGACCAGGTCGCGCACGCCGCTGCCGACGTTGACTAGGGAGCGAATCGGTGCGAGACCGGCGAGCACACCGGGTAGTTGGTTCTGTTTCACATCTGGCATCCAGATGTCGTTGAGAGTTTGGCCCATTCGGTCGAAGCCGGATACTCCGTAGATGATCACATGTCGTAGCACCATGTCAGCGCCATCCAGTACGAAAAAGTTCATGAACTCGGTTGTGCGGCCGGACCGGAGTCCTGCGTAGTCGACCCGCTTAGGCTTAAAGTCTAATTTGACCTGCACGGCGTTTATTTCTACTCGCTGCAAGAATGGAACATCGCCCGGGGTATCAGATCGTTCGGCGGTCTCGTCTCTAAACTCGAAGAACCGACTCATGAAGTCAAGAGCATCTTGGTCAACATGCAACCGGAGAGGCAGAACAGTGGCCTAGAAGACAAGTTAGAAACTGGTCTGGGTAGTTGGTGACTTGGGTAACAAACCTTTAGAATTATCTCAGAAGCAGCCAAGTCAGGCACAGGCTTTACAGTCAGAATTTCAAGATGAACCATGCTCGTCCCGCTCTCCTTTTCTCCAGCCTCACGCATGTATGTTGCGAACTTCTTCCATGTGGATGTCGGAACATGATCATAGATTTCTAGATCCTGGACCCGCACATCCAACGAGCTCTGGGTCTCTTCTGTGCCCGGTGGGAAGATAATCAGATCGGCAGAGACACCCTTCAACTCAAACGTCATTTTGTGATGTTTGCTCCGATGCAAGCGTAATTTCTTCTCCCTCTTAGATGTTGGCCGGCCCTGGCGAGTTCCAGCCCCAGTCACAGTAATGGTAGTTGCGTAGCTGCCGGTCTCGCTGGCAAAATCATCGATATCATGGTTGATTTCACGGTGGAGTTCCCGTGGATCCTTGTTGGCTGGAATACCGATGTAAAtggaattgaagagaaaatcGCCAATGACAGActcctcttcatcttctgccGAAGGTGAAATGCGTGAGCCCCTTGAACGGCGTTCTGTGGCCTTGGTTTCCACATCCTTGACAGCTTTGGATATTGCGTCACGAGTGCGCTGCCAGTCATATCCATCAAAGAGATTCCAGATGAAATGCACGTCTCGCACACGCACACGCAAAGGACTACGCTCGAGCTTCGTGTCATCGGTGACTCCGTAAGTGTTCTGGGTAGAGTCCCACCGATGAGCGGTTCCACCCACAGCTGACTTCTTTGCGAAATGGTCCTCCTGGAAGTCCAATTCTGTCAGGCTGGAAGAAACTTGGTATTGAGAATGAAAGCTGTCCAGCAGATCGTTGGAGCCCGCTTTCAATTCTTCAATACCCATACCACCAGGGCCGCCCTTCAGGGGATAGAAATCGCTGACGTATTCGAGTTCATCGGTCAGCTGGCCTTCCCTGGATAATCCTCCAGAGATAGTGGCCAGATCGTTATCACTGGGAACGGGATGATCAGCAGCAGCAAATGCGTCCCCGGTGAAAGAGGCAATCATGTCTTGGATGGGCATAACCTCTGTTCGATATTTGATATTGACATTTGGTGGAGCTGGTGGCTGAAGCCCATTCATAATGCTAATGAGCGTCTGAGTTGAATCCGCGCAGGTCTCGAGGATCAACAGATCATCTCTCAACTCGACGTCCAATGATTTTGTCCCATCAATGGCGCTGGTAAGCTTGACGCCAGCAGTCGCCGATGAGATGGAAGAAACAGGAACGTAGCCTTTATCAATATACGCTTGCGCCTGTGTGTCTTGTGGAACGACCGAGCCCCGTTGGTGCAGGTTGTCAGCGCCCTCATGGTACACGTCGTCGATGATCATAAGCGAGGCTTTCCTAACATCCAACCATGCTTCCGCAGCTTCCTCTCCGTGGATACTTCCTTCGAACTTGGCATTAGTGAGGACTGCAAGACCTTTTGCTGGAGAATTGCGAGGGTTCAGGCCAAGGACACAATCTCTGAACACAATTGCCAGTTTGACCGGTTTTGTCGAAGAGCTGGATTCATTCGACGTCGGTCGCCCTGCAATCAAAGGTGATGGCATAGAGTGCTCCGCAAGATTGGCGATAGAGTTGACCATACTGCTGGCCAAATCTCCGCTTATCTTGTCGTCACCCAGTCCAAGGAAGGCCACCACTGATGGTACCGTATACTCAAGAAGAAGGTTGTGTAGTTTGATTTTGTAGGTAGGATCCATCTCATCGGGTATAAAACGAGCCATGAAGACTGGAGGACAGGACCGCTCTGGATCATGAAATTTGTTCGGCGGCCAAAGGGCATGCCCCACCAGCTCTTCGCCATCATTCCAACTGACGGTCATTGTTCCGATTTGGGCCGCAGTGAGGGAAGGCATGGTGATGTGTGCAAATTCAACATCAGTAAGTTGACCTTCAATATCCCCAACTTCTCCGCCAACTTGGACGTGTCCTTGGAAGTCACGAACCAGCATCAAAGTAAGAATGCCAGGGCGGTCATCTTCTGGCAAATACTTGGTGACGTTGGAAAGCCGAGTCAGCTCAACAGCAAGAGACGAGAGAGGCTCTAATCCATTGATTTCCGAAATGGATGTTTCCATGCGCCCCACTGTCACACGCAGAACAGATCCTTGTCGTCGCTGGCGCAACAGTGTGTCTAGCATGATATCATCTTCCACTCCAAATTTGTCCTGGGATGGGGTAATCAATGTCAAAAGACGATCAAGATCGACCTCTTTCGGGGCAAAAAGGAATTCAAGGCGGATGTTGTTCAAGGTATTTTTTGCGGGGGGATCAGATAAAGCGTCATCCATCGAAAGTGGCCCAATCATTTTGGCCTTGTCTATTTGAATGCCAATCCCTTCTGACCTACTGACAATTTTGACGGCGGTCGTGGTAAGTTGAAGAGAATGGGTTTCTCCAGTAACATCTAGCAGGATGGCACCTAGCCTGGCATTGACTTTCCATATGGCTGAAGTGCCCTTGGTCGCGGCAACAGCTGGGACAGGTGTCTCAAAATGGACACCACGGGGGCGCTGTACGGGAAGAGGAGGACCGCCTTTGACTGTTGACACGGATGACATTGAACTTCCAAGTTCGAGAATGGTGCTTAGGCCTCCCATCCAGCCTAGGACCTCTTCCAGGCGCTGTATGTTGATGTTAATGTGAAGAGGCAGCGTGGAGATGTCAACCTTGGCCAGATCAGCGGACTTGGCCAAAGAAATACAAATATCTCCTTGCGAAGGCGATAAAACATCACGCGTGGATTCGCGCATCTTCAATCTTTCATCAAAGAATATGATATCCTCTGATACCAACCCGAATGCAAACTTGGACACACCAAGATTCATCTTGGTAGTTGTACTTTGAGCTGAAAGGTGAGCATCCAAACCAGAGATAGTAAGACGAAGAATCACATTTTCCATGCTGTAGGGGGAAGACAAAGGCGAACAATTAGTGTCGGACGAATATACATGCCCGGAAACACGTTCGATGAATTTTATTGAAAAAGTATGGACGGCAAGATGAACAGGTGGTGTGCGCGTGGACAGGTCCTTTCGTGATTGCTTCTCAGACGGACCTGTTTCAGCCATACCAAGAGCGTGGGCCAACTTTTGTCCGATCTTGATTAAAAGCCAACCAATTGCAAAATCGAAATGCACAGAGACAGAGAAAACTTCAACGGCGATTTCAGGTAGCTCAGTCTCAGCACTTGGTTGAGGCCGTGCCTCAAGGAAGTCTCTTCCGAACCTTGTAGATTTGTAAGCTCTGGAGGCAAAAAGACTTTCTTCGGGTGCATAGTCCCCAAGGCTAGCCATGGATTCATTCAGGTCACTGGCTGCATTCTCTTTTTGTGGCACAGGTGACTGTTCGGTTGATCCTACTTCGGAATCAGGAGGCGAGAGCCATAGCAAAATCCTGTCAACAGACAGTACCGATTTTTTCAATTCATTACTTCGGTGCAACCCATTACATGATGGGGTTGAGGGTCTTTCATTGTGCAATTTTTGAGATGGGACTTGATCCTCAGAACCCTGCTGCTCAGTGATGTTGTCCTCTGATGGGGCTGTGTATTTTGAACTCGTTTCATTTTGAACTTGTGCGGACTGTGCTGGCTCCATAGGTGCGAAGTCATCAAAGGCACTCTGGGAGTTTGAGAAGGCACCGCCAAACGAGCCCCATGCGCCTGGAATATGTGGCATGAAGCTCTCACTCGGATTCTGGCTGATAGCACTCATGTAAAGACTTTGCGCCTCATCGTGGGAGAAAAGCTTCGACTCGTTGAGATCGGTATTTTGGGGTTCTTCTCGTGAACCCGTGCTGTCAGGCCCTGGGCGTGGAGTAGATGTATTTAAATGACGGGGTGATAAACTCAATTGTGATCTTTCGCCAAGTTCAATTTCGTTGCAATCATTGAAACTCTGTGTGGGTGGCGTGACTTCGTTAATTTCAGGGCCGATTGAGCTGTGATTTGTGTCGTAAGTTTGGGACGTATGATAGTTGTCAGAGGGAATTAAGGGTTCGTCAGAGCATTCGACCTCTTGGCTCTGATACAGGCTTTGCGGGCCATAAGAAAAGTGGCTTCTCCATTCACTCCCGGTCTGTCGGTCTTCTTGGGGATGTATAACCGGTGACAGCTCatcatcaaaatcatcaAATTGTTCGTCAATAACCGATTCCAGGTAGCCCGGGTTGTCTTGAAAGGGGTGATCTCCAAACATTTGAGAATCCTCCATGTATCCATCCCTGCAACTACCTGACTCAGACTCGGCGTCTGAAAATCGACCATGGGAAATTTCAGAAGCTTCCAAACTACCTGTCGTGGTACTTGAATGGCCAAAAGCTTGCGGCAGCTGGAAAATAGTTGATTGGGTCATCGCAAGAGGTTCTTCCTGGGAGCGATCCGATGCAGAGGGCGATGACGCTCTGCTTGACGGCTGGCTTCCTTTTGACCGCATAGTTGACGGAGATGCAGGGGCAGCAAACCTAGAGTAGTTTGAAAACACCGATGGGTCCGAAACCAAACCAATATTGAGATCGGCGATAGAGATGAGGCGCTTGTCTTTTCGGAGAGGGAGACCCTCCTCCGGGCCGATAGTTTTCTCggatactccgtacacatcGATTTCCCCGACGCTCAGTAGTCCAGCGACAAGGTCCGGCTTATGTTCCGGTTGCCGTTTTGGCATTCCATCTTGCTTCAACTCCATGTCCACTCGCACAACTGCATCTTTAATCTTGACTTGAAGTCTATCTACAACGCCTTTCAAAAATCCAGCCACAAAGCTCGGCAGTGATAGAGTCTCACTCCCAATGCCGAGATCGGTATCATCATCGGTAGACCAGGCCAACGGGTCGTATTCCAGGACCTGTGACTGTGACAATATTGCGGCTTGCAGTTCTTCCCTTTCCTCCTTTGGTTCGGACTCAAGGAATGACTCGGCAAGACCAGACGGTGTGGGCACCGCTGAATAGTGGTAATTTTTGTCCTTGTTTTTCGCAtgctttccttttttcgCCTCGTCTGACATTAACCGAATGTGTACGTCAATACCGTTTGCCTCGCACAGGATGCCGCTGTTGTGAAAATCGGCAGGAAAAGTGATTCGAAGAAGCTGAACTCGGGCGCTAAGAAGCTCACATGACGAAGGAAGATTAAGCAAAGTCGATAATTTCTATTTCACGATGTAAGAAGTCAGCCTGCACTGCTTCAAAGGACGCATTCGATGATCACGAAAGGCCCTTGCCGCCCGCGGAGAGTCACCGCACCCACTCACCTCTAATTTGAGACCAATGTCCTTCAACTCGACTGTAGAACGTTGTCCCCAACGGACGCCTAGGTTATCCGGATCCAAGGCCTCTGTGTCGACCAGGCCCAGGCGGGATAGGGCGTATTTGAGGAGCCGCTTCTGGAAGAACGATGGCATGAAGTACGACGTCATCGTGACTGGGAGCCGAGACAGGGCTCGTTCATATGCGGACTCGTATCATCGAAAAATCCCAACGAAAGCAATAAAGCAGCCAGCTCCGACGAAGCGGAGTGGATGGAGGAAGGCCGTGAAGGGGGAAATGTTCAACAATGACGTTCCGGGCACCTGATAAAGGCGCGATAAGTGACCCGAGTCAGGCGCCGACGTGCCAACTCATCGATCGACAACAGATTTGACCAATGATCTTCGCATCGACTTATGATAGGTTTCAGATGACTTCAACGGGTTCAAAACTTGGCCTTCAACAGTTGGGCTATAGCAGAAAAAGGGCTTCGCATTCTTACATTTGTCCTTGCCAGGCTATTATGTTTTGACTACCAGTTATAGTGTGATCAACATGACAGAAATTCAATCATCCCCAGCATCGAATTCAGCGAACTCTAACACGATCCACTCGCAGAATTTCTCAAAATCCGCTGCAAAATCCCGCAGACGCTCGGATTTTAGTCCCTTCCCCATTACCCCATTTTGAATGCCAGCTTTCCACTCCGCGGTCGACTCATCCTCATAGCAGCTCCACCGGATGGAGTTCTGAGCCATCATTGATAGGCCGACCAAATCCACATTTTCAAGTCCTTGCAAGACTTGCCAGAAATCATGCGTCAATCCATTCCGTCCGTGGCCAAGAATTGCGGGGTCGTCGTTGCACAGCGAAACGGGGACGCCTCTAGATAAGAGCGCTGGCAAAGGATGGGATTTGATGGAGCTGGCAAGGCGGAGCACTTCGTTCGAAATCGGGCAGCATTCAACAaggatcttcttctctttgaccAAATCAATGAGCAGGGGATGCTTGTATAGCGAAAACGCATGGCCGATTCGTCGGGTGCCAAGAAGGATGGCATCGAATAGATTATGGTCCGTCGCATCACCGTCGCCGAGGCATTCTCCAGCgtggaaaaagaaaggaataTCAACGCCTTCTTCCGCACATTTCTTTCGGAACCAAAAGAGCACCGGGACAATGTCGACTAGCGGCCTCCCGTTATCCTCTTGGCCAACAAGATCAAACCCACTGATCAGATCGGGGAATTCCTGCTTCGTTTCGATGCACTGCTTCATGCTATTGACAATCGCCTCGTTACCAAACCACCGGAGCGTAGTCCAAATAACGCGAGGATCGTAGAAGTCTTTTCCTTTGTCCGTTTGTTTGAAGTGGGCCACAACATCTTCTATTACGCGACACCACTCAAAGTAGTCTACTTCGGGTTTCTCATTCCCTTCTTTCCGAAATTGGAAGACAAATCCAATGCGGAACTCCACATATCGAATTCCATCCTCAGCAAGCTGTCCGAGCAACCGGAGCAGACAGGCACGGAAGATAGGCTCGTACATCAAGAGAGAGTCGAGGATGGGGAAAGTCTTTGTGAAGATAGACCAAATTGCATCTACTCCGTGGTGGTGATGATACGAATGCTCCGGCACTAGAACACATCGATTGTACAACCACTCTCGGAAGCCCTTTTCTCCCCCCCTGGGGAAAGAGGAAGCTGCCTTCTGGATCGAGATCAACGACGAGGCCTCGTATGTCTCTGACCAAATGCTTGGCTTGTCCTCGGACGCTTCTAGAGGCTGCGAGGAAAACTGGAAAATCACGGGTGCGTCTTCGTAATCCTTGTCTGTGATCAACGGCCTCGGCGCGAACATATGTATACCAGTTGTGGAAAATGCCTGATCAATCAGGAAATCAATGTCGAACATGGCGTCCATGTGGGCATGCAGAAGGGATCCCTTAGGCATCCTTTCCACGATTTTCCATAGTTTGGTCGTTTCCATGCGACCTTTGGCCAGATTGAACATAACACCCGGATAGAGGATCTCATCTGCCTGGTGGGCCAGATCCTCGTCCAATCCAGTTGACCACAGCTCGTTCTGTTCCTGGGCCCGGATCTGCGACACTATCTTCGTCGCCCGGGCGGCGATAGGTGATAGAGATTTGCGCAGATTTGCATCTACAAAAAAATGTCAGACATTGTTTTTGCAGTTGATTTGGGTGAGAAATATACCGTGACGTcgctttttttcttccatAATTAAAGCATCACGCCCTTTCAAATATTGTTGAATAAAGGGATCCTCAACTTGAGGTATGCCCTCCTCCAATTCCCATTCATTTTCTGTACTTGCCATGGTTTGAGGTGAGTCAAAAAGATAGGGTCATCGAGGCTTAAAAATTGATTGGATTGTCGGGAGGGGAAAGATACGCTCCCCGCCTTGTCCGTTTTCGTCCTCCGGTTGCCTGGTCATCCATTTTCAATTGTTCTTTTTATTGGCGCAGATTGGAAATGTCTTTGGGTCTAAATTGTGGACGAGGATGATCTATTCACCCGCATCTATATGTAGTCCAAAGTCATAAGCTGAATATTCGTCAAGGCCCCATTGGGTGATTTGATTTGCCCTCTATTGTTCCATTGTCTCCATTGCATTAACCACGTGGAACACATGCTCCATATATCCCAATCACGAACATCTAATCGCCAATACGGTAGTATTCTTAGCAGGGTGAAGTTGGGATTTGGCCCTTGATACGCTAGGACCCGGGCCCAATCTTCACGCATCGCCATGTGGCTGGGCGCCTTGCCACAGCACGCAGGACTAGGATGCCACGCTTTTGTCCCTCCATTACCTCGAGGTGCTGGAAGAGAAGGTCAAATTGTAACATCATTACGTGCTCTTTTCGGGACCAAAGGGGAGGGAAAGTGGTTATGATATCCCAACCACGCACCACCAGACTCTTTGTATAGAATCCTCATTTTTACCCATGCACGGGTAGGACTGCGGCAACGATTACAACGATTTCGGCAGTCAGACCGTAGATGAAGTTCCATGTGTGACATTCTGTCTGATCATGGGATCTTCGGACTATCTATTTCAAAATGATTCCGTAGTTGCGGAGGTCAGAATAGTGTTTCAAATGCCCGACAGCCGAAGACTTCCGACTTAGATGACCGTGGCGTTTCGATTCAAAGAACACGGTACTGAAGCATGGTGTCGTGATGAATATTGGGGCCATTCAGGCTGCTCCGCAAAGGTATCACCCATGGAAATGGACTTTCATGCTTGCATTCTTCTCGGTGTTCTTCCTTTAAAACATCCATACAGAGGCTGCATTGTCCTgatctgctttttttttttggtgcacATGTCCAGATTTTAAGCCTGTTGCTCACAATTTACTACTTTGAATCACCCATTCTGTCTTCAAAGTTTGTTTTGATACGAAGCGTCACGTCGTGAGATCTTCGATCCTTGGCGCCGTCATCTCGTCAGTACACTCACCAGTGCATCTGAGCTCCACTAAAAATTCCAATAGTTGTCGGAATCTCAGAATTTCTGGCCCGTCTTATCACACCGAATGTCTTTCCCCCCAAATCAGTCACACAACGGTGCAATTCTCTTCACGGAGAGAGATTCGCACCGAAGAGATAGGCAAATCTTTCACATCCTGTCATCAGACCAATTTGTTAAATCTTGGCACTCGACTACGTCTGTCCCAATCGCCACTATGTCGACAACTTCCGAAGAAAACTTGGGTTTCGACTCCGAAATCAGCGAGAACGAGATAGACATGGTTAGGCTGGTTCTCAAGCTGAAAGGCGCATCCAACTAGAGGGAATTGGAAGTGCAATTATCCATGACACTTCGCTTCAACATTCTTGTCGATGTGCAGTTGATCGGGGAATAAAATAAGATGTTCTACGCTCCTACCAACGAAGATCCATCTCATAGCAGCGCCAGAGTCCTACTTTTCAAAGAGACTCAGTGCAACACCGAAAAGTAGACCCTCAGTACAAAACCCGCCATCAAAGCTCACCCCATCCACACTGTCGCTTCCGCCTTAGAGCCACGGAAGCACCACGTAGATGGCGAAGAGAAATGGGTATTTAGCTTATGGCCGGGCCTTCCTATAATTCGTATCTATCCTGGGGCCTGGGGCTTCCTTAATGGCTCGTCATAGTGAAGCTTATCTTGAATGAAAAGACGTGTGCTAGAACCCATCACACACTGCTGTCTACCACCGGATTAAGATCTAAATTTGTCAACCTCGACCATGAAAGGAGAGATCCCCCACTCTTTTGTGCTCCGTTTCAAAAGAATTTTTGGGGACTTCACTGCTATTGTTGGAAAGATGACACTCATTCACGAGCTCTTCCACTTCCAGGGAGCAGTTATCGGCAACCCTCGGTGTCGTGTATTATTTATAAAAATTACGATCAATAAAGAAGACCTCGATTTGATGGACCAGGTCCACCAAGATTTTCTCGTGGTCGTGGAATTGCATCAGATAACTTCAATGTCCTAGTAATAATGAGGACCCAACAAGTGTTGGTCACGTTCTACGTGCTTCTTAGTGATGGTTCACCATGATGTATCGTATTTGTCTTCCTTTCAATTTCATTCTTGTTTCCTTTCCGTATTTTTCTAATTTCTATGTGACACCCAGGTGCGTTTCGATAGGTTTACTCCTCGTTCTCGCAGAGAACCTTGATCTGGCGTGTGGCGCGGTGGATCCCGTCCCAGCCAGGGCAACGTTGGCCTTAGTATGAGGTCTCGTTCTGTATTGCTACGTTGGAAAGGACGATGTTGCTTTTGGTCTTCATCCTGAATTGAGAAGGAACAAACTTTCCAACACAATACATTTGTCTTTACAGCTGTTGATCGACTGGTGgcgtttttgtttttggcaTTGCTGGCTTTTGCGAGTTTCTGTACAGACGCTTAGCTAGTTTCCCTGTCCTTGATGGTGCTTGATGAAAATGATCATCTGACCTCTCTCTGTTTGCTCTGCAGATATGTCGCTTCCTCTTTCAGCTAGGCAGGCTTCTTGTGAGGTTTAGATACTTATCTGAAACTGCTTTTTCCCTCTGCCTTTTCTAGTAGGTTTCTTCAAGGTCAGTGGGAGAAGCGAATAGAGAGATGTGAGCACATTCCGAGCCTTGTTTGAATTGCCAAATATTCTTCCATTTTTCCGCAACGACCTCCTAAATTTTGCCAGGGAAAGACATAAGATCCATAGTTACACCACGAACAGTCTTCTCCACAAATGAACATTTTTACTACCTCTACAAATAGCCAAGAAGACATCTTCAATGGCTCGTCCGCTGTGGGTGATAATATTGACTCATTCCTCAGTGTACGCTGGCAGTGGGTCTTTTCTGGAGTTCATTTTTCTTGGGTGACTGGTTagatatacaacataagtTGTTCAGCCACTGACCACTGGCCAGTGTCAGGTTCCGACAAACTTTAAAGCCTTAAGAGCATAAAGCGCTGTAGTGCCTGGGGCTCAGCTGCGGGGATTTGATCAGGTGGCTTAGATAGCTCAGTCTCCAGAGATAGTCTGACCAAAGATGTGGGTGGCCTGAGGTTAGAGTTGCCGGCAACTGACCACCCGTGGATGTGTCCAAATCATTCCATGGTTCACAATCTGCCTTCGCTCCGTGGGACCACGTGCTATTACATAACTACGTTTCTGCATCCATGGATGCTCAGGGCTTGCTCGGAGGGCTTCCGAAGTCACAAGTGATGAGCTGATAATCACAGAATGGTCTTCCAAGGGTTGGAATTTCTTGGAATTCACTCTAAACCACACATTTTTTCTGCCGCCAAGTTGTGTATTGTGAAGCGCCTATCTCTTTAAAATGGAGGATTATCTCTGAGGGCCAGACGTGTGTATCTCGGATCTTTACTGCTTATCGATTCGCACTGGTCTCCAATTTTTTTAACGCTAAACCAACCCCTTTTGAGGCAAGTTCAAACATCGGTGGAGCTCGAGAACAACACACAATGCAAGTCACGCACGTTGTTCACTAAGTATGTTCTAcatgactttttttttgcacgTTCAGCCTCCGATTCCTTGCTCAAACTCTCGTCTATCACGACCCCGGAGACACTAGTGAACTCTCCAAAGTCCTAGCTAGTGTCAACTCAGCGGAAAGACCTCGGGAAATTAAGCACACGACCCGACCCACATTGCTCCACAACTACC
Proteins encoded:
- a CDS encoding Autophagy regulatory protein Atg2, putative is translated as MTSYFMPSFFQKRLLKYALSRLGLVDTEALDPDNLGVRWGQRSTVELKDIGLKLEKLSTLLNLPSSCELLSARVQLLRITFPADFHNSGILCEANGIDVHIRLMSDEAKKGKHAKNKDKNYHYSAVPTPSGLAESFLESEPKEEREELQAAILSQSQVLEYDPLAWSTDDDTDLGIGSETLSLPSFVAGFLKGVVDRLQVKIKDAVVRVDMELKQDGMPKRQPEHKPDLVAGLLSVGEIDVYGVSEKTIGPEEGLPLRKDKRLISIADLNIGLVSDPSVFSNYSRFAAPASPSTMRSKGSQPSSRASSPSASDRSQEEPLAMTQSTIFQLPQAFGHSSTTTGSLEASEISHGRFSDAESESGSCRDGYMEDSQMFGDHPFQDNPGYLESVIDEQFDDFDDELSPVIHPQEDRQTGSEWRSHFSYGPQSLYQSQEVECSDEPLIPSDNYHTSQTYDTNHSSIGPEINEVTPPTQSFNDCNEIELGERSQLSLSPRHLNTSTPRPGPDSTGSREEPQNTDLNESKLFSHDEAQSLYMSAISQNPSESFMPHIPGAWGSFGGAFSNSQSAFDDFAPMEPAQSAQVQNETSSKYTAPSEDNITEQQGSEDQVPSQKLHNERPSTPSCNGLHRSNELKKSVLSVDRILLWLSPPDSEVGSTEQSPVPQKENAASDLNESMASLGDYAPEESLFASRAYKSTRFGRDFLEARPQPSAETELPEIAVEVFSVSVHFDFAIGWLLIKIGQKLAHALGMAETGPSEKQSRKDLSTRTPPVHLAVHTFSIKFIERVSGHVYSSDTNCSPLSSPYSMENVILRLTISGLDAHLSAQSTTTKMNLGVSKFAFGLVSEDIIFFDERLKMRESTRDVLSPSQGDICISLAKSADLAKVDISTLPLHININIQRLEEVLGWMGGLSTILELGSSMSSVSTVKGGPPLPVQRPRGVHFETPVPAVAATKGTSAIWKVNARLGAILLDVTGETHSLQLTTTAVKIVSRSEGIGIQIDKAKMIGPLSMDDALSDPPAKNTLNNIRLEFLFAPKEVDLDRLLTLITPSQDKFGVEDDIMLDTLLRQRRQGSVLRVTVGRMETSISEINGLEPLSSLAVELTRLSNVTKYLPEDDRPGILTLMLVRDFQGHVQVGGEVGDIEGQLTDVEFAHITMPSLTAAQIGTMTVSWNDGEELVGHALWPPNKFHDPERSCPPVFMARFIPDEMDPTYKIKLHNLLLEYTVPSVVAFLGLGDDKISGDLASSMVNSIANLAEHSMPSPLIAGRPTSNESSSSTKPVKLAIVFRDCVLGLNPRNSPAKGLAVLTNAKFEGSIHGEEAAEAWLDVRKASLMIIDDVYHEGADNLHQRGSVVPQDTQAQAYIDKGYVPVSSISSATAGVKLTSAIDGTKSLDVELRDDLLILETCADSTQTLISIMNGLQPPAPPNVNIKYRTEVMPIQDMIASFTGDAFAAADHPVPSDNDLATISGGLSREGQLTDELEYVSDFYPLKGGPGGMGIEELKAGSNDLLDSFHSQYQVSSSLTELDFQEDHFAKKSAVGGTAHRWDSTQNTYGVTDDTKLERSPLRVRVRDVHFIWNLFDGYDWQRTRDAISKAVKDVETKATERRSRGSRISPSAEDEEESVIGDFLFNSIYIGIPANKDPRELHREINHDIDDFASETGSYATTITVTGAGTRQGRPTSKREKKLRLHRSKHHKMTFELKGVSADLIIFPPGTEETQSSLDVRVQDLEIYDHVPTSTWKKFATYMREAGEKESGTSMVHLEILTVKPVPDLAASEIILKATVLPLRLHVDQDALDFMSRFFEFRDETAERSDTPGDVPFLQRVEINAVQVKLDFKPKRVDYAGLRSGRTTEFMNFFVLDGADMVLRHVIIYGVSGFDRMGQTLNDIWMPDVKQNQLPGVLAGLAPIRSLVNVGSGVRDLVVIPMREYKKDGRIVRSIQKGALAFAKTTSNELVKLGAKLAIGTQTVLQGAEDMLTTPSAPAFDDDCLDEDEDEAKNISLYADQPVGVVQGLRGAFSGLERDLLLARDAIVAVPGEVVDSGSAKAAAKAVWKRAPTIILRPAIGVSKAVGQTLLGAGNTLDPSNRRKMEDKYKRY